Proteins co-encoded in one Bacillus sp. FSL H8-0547 genomic window:
- a CDS encoding MarR family transcriptional regulator codes for MAIEQSLRLEQQLCFSIYACSREMTKLYRPILQELKLTYPQYLVMLVLWEQEEMSVNALGKELFLDSGTLTPLLKRLEEAGLVQRNRSKADERKVNICLTEQGRNLQADASRVPEYMAAASGLTIEDYERLNTEFRHLLKKLTSSQKKV; via the coding sequence ATGGCTATAGAGCAATCTCTCAGACTGGAGCAGCAGCTTTGCTTTTCTATTTACGCATGCTCGAGGGAAATGACTAAGCTGTACAGGCCCATCCTGCAGGAGCTTAAGCTGACTTATCCCCAGTACCTGGTCATGCTAGTGTTATGGGAGCAGGAAGAGATGAGTGTAAATGCACTTGGAAAAGAACTGTTTCTTGATTCGGGCACTCTGACACCTCTTTTAAAAAGGCTTGAAGAAGCGGGACTCGTTCAGAGGAACCGGTCAAAAGCAGACGAACGAAAAGTGAACATTTGTCTGACAGAACAAGGACGGAATCTGCAGGCGGATGCCTCACGCGTCCCCGAGTACATGGCTGCAGCAAGCGGACTTACAATAGAGGATTATGAGCGGCTGAACACGGAGTTCAGGCATTTATTAAAAAAACTCACCTCCTCCCAGAAAAAGGTTTAA
- a CDS encoding organic hydroperoxide resistance protein produces MQKLYTATASAIGGREGRVQTADNFLDLAIEMPKALGGRGGEGTNPEQLFAAGYAACFDSALNLVARTEREKIGQTKVTSHVSIGKDDSGFGLSVVLEIHIPDVSEERAMELVQKAHGVCPYSKAVKGNIEVELKIV; encoded by the coding sequence ATGCAAAAGCTATACACTGCAACAGCATCAGCCATTGGCGGCAGAGAAGGACGGGTGCAGACCGCCGACAATTTCCTGGACCTTGCAATTGAAATGCCGAAAGCGCTGGGAGGACGCGGCGGAGAAGGGACGAACCCGGAACAGCTGTTTGCTGCAGGGTATGCAGCATGTTTTGACAGTGCGCTGAACCTTGTTGCCCGTACTGAGCGTGAGAAAATTGGCCAGACAAAAGTCACTTCCCACGTTTCGATCGGAAAAGATGACTCCGGCTTCGGACTGTCGGTTGTGCTGGAAATTCATATCCCGGATGTGTCAGAAGAACGCGCAATGGAGCTTGTTCAAAAGGCTCACGGCGTATGCCCGTATTCAAAAGCGGTCAAAGGAAATATTGAAGTTGAATTAAAAATTGTTTAA
- a CDS encoding helix-turn-helix transcriptional regulator: MEIGSRIRFYRIQQNMTQEELSRGIISTSYLSKIENNQTTASIEVLDFLCSRLKINLIEEEEIPLMKSLFDWYHDIVHRRQDTLKKRYEELREKIHSTSDTTAMLYFVLFEFRYLLTERDFAEAEAKLEKISLYKDIFEEKMTYYYEKFIGLHHYLQSKYSSALMHLKGAERFLTKHLPFEKWEEADLYYSIALTLSQLRKAALVIQYTHFALNIYQSRYDLMRCAECQILLGINYLRCEEYSRSEESYQLARKIAEQLNDKSLLGMICHNMGYLSSITKKYEQAIDHYNEALKYKNKHEALSTIFSILYAYYQLDKKEDAEKWILEGQTILKQNPNQEYDYHFKVYDSLLKGNLSAEFEFFMLEVVIPYFIEHEKQQYIIEYSELMASYFEERHKYKSAAHYYQIVCNALKRAYSN, translated from the coding sequence ATGGAAATCGGAAGTCGGATAAGGTTCTATCGCATACAGCAGAATATGACCCAGGAGGAACTGTCTAGAGGCATCATTTCCACTTCATACTTATCGAAAATTGAAAATAACCAGACCACAGCAAGCATCGAGGTATTGGATTTCCTCTGCAGCAGACTTAAGATCAACCTCATCGAAGAAGAAGAAATTCCGCTCATGAAGTCCCTGTTTGACTGGTACCATGATATCGTTCACCGCCGGCAGGATACTCTCAAAAAAAGATATGAAGAGCTCCGGGAGAAAATCCATTCCACAAGCGACACAACAGCCATGCTGTACTTTGTTCTTTTTGAGTTCAGATACTTGCTCACAGAAAGAGATTTTGCAGAAGCAGAAGCAAAGCTTGAGAAAATCAGCCTCTATAAAGATATCTTTGAAGAAAAAATGACGTACTATTACGAGAAATTCATCGGCCTTCATCACTACCTTCAGAGCAAATATTCCTCAGCCCTTATGCATCTTAAAGGAGCTGAACGGTTTTTGACGAAGCATCTCCCCTTTGAAAAATGGGAAGAAGCGGATCTCTATTATTCAATCGCCCTTACCCTCAGCCAGCTGCGGAAGGCAGCCCTGGTCATTCAATATACCCACTTCGCATTAAATATCTATCAGTCAAGATATGATTTAATGAGATGTGCCGAATGCCAGATCCTGCTTGGGATTAATTATTTGAGGTGTGAGGAGTACAGCAGGTCAGAGGAAAGCTATCAGCTTGCCCGAAAAATAGCCGAACAGCTGAATGATAAAAGTTTACTAGGAATGATCTGCCATAACATGGGGTATTTAAGTTCTATCACCAAAAAATATGAACAGGCAATTGATCATTATAACGAGGCCTTGAAGTACAAAAATAAACATGAAGCATTAAGCACAATTTTCTCCATTCTCTACGCGTATTACCAGCTGGACAAGAAAGAGGATGCAGAAAAGTGGATTCTTGAAGGCCAAACCATTTTAAAGCAGAATCCTAATCAGGAATATGATTATCATTTTAAAGTCTATGATTCTCTGCTCAAAGGCAATCTTTCAGCTGAATTTGAATTCTTTATGCTGGAAGTGGTCATTCCGTACTTTATTGAACATGAAAAGCAGCAATATATTATTGAATACTCGGAGCTCATGGCCTCTTACTTCGAAGAGCGCCACAAATATAAATCAGCGGCACACTACTATCAAATCGTATGTAATGCTTTAAAAAGAGCTTATTCAAATTAG
- a CDS encoding aspartyl-phosphate phosphatase Spo0E family protein, whose product MSRVDLLIEKYRQKMLESARREGLSSPSTIRASQQLDRLLNIGVRMQEASN is encoded by the coding sequence TTGAGCCGAGTAGATCTATTAATTGAAAAGTACCGTCAGAAAATGCTTGAGAGTGCAAGACGAGAGGGACTCAGTTCCCCTTCTACCATCAGAGCGAGCCAGCAGCTTGACCGCCTCTTAAACATTGGCGTCAGAATGCAGGAAGCGTCTAATTGA
- a CDS encoding S8 family peptidase, with product MKKKKIFSLLLAAILAFTMAFSMQPAEAETVKKDYLIGMKPTVKDSKMKASIISGFGGKVKHQYKYMNVVHASLPDQAAAALEKNPNVLFVEEDFEAKAIGQSVPYGITQIKADAVQSSGVKGSGVKVAILDSGIDASHEDLNVSGGASFIPNEPDPFIDGDSHGTHVAGTVAALNNTVGVLGTAPDVSLYAVKVLDSTGSGSYSGIAQGIEWAVANGMDVINMSLGGSQDSTALKQAADLAYSRGVVVVAAAGNSGSKGKRNTIGYPAKYSSVIAVGAVDSANARASFSSVGSELEVMAPGVNILSSVPGNKYASFNGTSMASPHVAGAAALILSKYPSMSNTEVRSRLKNTALPLGDPFYYGAGLINVQAAIQ from the coding sequence ATGAAAAAGAAAAAGATTTTCAGTCTGCTTCTTGCTGCTATTCTAGCATTCACAATGGCATTTTCCATGCAGCCGGCAGAAGCGGAAACGGTAAAGAAAGATTACCTCATCGGAATGAAACCAACTGTTAAAGATTCTAAAATGAAAGCATCGATCATCTCCGGTTTCGGGGGCAAGGTCAAGCATCAATATAAATATATGAATGTTGTTCACGCCTCCCTGCCGGATCAGGCAGCGGCAGCGCTCGAGAAAAACCCGAACGTTCTGTTTGTTGAAGAAGATTTCGAAGCAAAAGCCATTGGACAATCCGTCCCTTATGGAATCACACAAATTAAAGCAGACGCCGTTCAGTCGTCAGGGGTAAAAGGAAGCGGTGTAAAGGTTGCCATTCTCGATTCCGGAATTGACGCTTCCCATGAAGATCTGAATGTTTCAGGCGGAGCAAGCTTTATCCCAAATGAGCCTGATCCGTTTATTGATGGCGATAGTCACGGGACTCATGTAGCCGGCACTGTAGCAGCATTAAATAATACAGTTGGGGTGCTCGGTACTGCACCGGACGTTTCTCTTTATGCAGTAAAGGTTCTTGATTCAACAGGAAGCGGCAGCTACAGCGGAATCGCACAGGGAATTGAATGGGCTGTTGCTAATGGTATGGATGTTATTAACATGAGCCTCGGCGGCAGTCAGGATTCAACAGCTCTTAAACAGGCCGCAGACCTCGCTTACAGCAGAGGAGTAGTGGTTGTTGCTGCTGCAGGAAACAGCGGATCAAAGGGCAAACGGAATACAATTGGCTACCCTGCCAAATACAGTTCTGTCATTGCTGTTGGAGCCGTTGATTCAGCAAATGCCAGAGCTTCATTTTCAAGTGTCGGCAGCGAACTTGAAGTGATGGCTCCAGGTGTAAATATTTTAAGTTCGGTTCCGGGAAATAAGTATGCATCTTTTAATGGAACTTCAATGGCTTCTCCTCATGTTGCTGGTGCTGCAGCACTTATTTTGTCAAAATACCCATCCATGTCCAATACAGAAGTCCGAAGCAGGCTGAAAAACACTGCTCTGCCTTTGGGCGACCCATTTTATTATGGTGCGGGATTAATTAATGTCCAGGCCGCCATCCAATAA